The Rhodospirillaceae bacterium genome has a window encoding:
- the aprB gene encoding adenylyl-sulfate reductase subunit beta, with the protein MPTFVYMTRCDGCGHCVDICPSDIMHIDTKYRRAYNIEPNMCWECYSCVKACPQNAIDVRGYADFAPLGHSVRVLREEEKGTISWRIKFRNGTEKEFLSPITTKPWGTGIPKLKEVPGPTQEQRDSELLYNEPKYIRFDDGGLHTLESNGLTMKKGVYY; encoded by the coding sequence ATGCCGACTTTTGTTTACATGACCCGGTGCGATGGATGCGGACACTGCGTGGACATCTGCCCGTCCGACATTATGCACATCGATACAAAATATCGACGCGCCTACAATATTGAGCCCAACATGTGTTGGGAATGTTACTCCTGTGTGAAGGCCTGCCCGCAGAACGCCATCGACGTGCGCGGTTACGCTGACTTCGCGCCGCTCGGCCATAGCGTTCGAGTGCTCCGCGAAGAGGAAAAGGGCACGATTTCGTGGAGGATCAAATTCAGAAATGGCACGGAAAAGGAATTCCTGTCTCCGATCACCACCAAGCCTTGGGGCACAGGCATTCCAAAGCTTAAGGAGGTCCCTGGACCCACCCAAGAGCAGCGTGATAGCGAGTTGTTGTACAACGAGCCGAAATATATCCGTTTTGACGACGGCGGGCTGCATACCTTGGAATCTAACGGTCTCACGATGAAAAAGGGCGTATACTACTAA
- a CDS encoding adenylyl-sulfate reductase subunit alpha: MAYKTIIEDNIDVLVAGAGLGGTGAAFEARFWGQDKKIVIAEKANIDRSGAVAQGLYAINCYMGTRFGENNPEDHVQYARIDLMGLVREDLLFDMARHVDSAVHQFDDWGLPLMKDEEKGSYMREGRWQIMIHGESYKPIVAEAAKKQADKVYNRVCLTHLLLDDAKENRIAGAVGFNVRTGDFHVFKSKTVICGAGGASNIFRGRSTGEGSGRTWYAPWSSGSAYGLMIDAGAKMTQMENRIVLARFKDGYGPVGAYFLHLKTYTQNAYGEEYESKWFPELQKMVGKEYLDPELSHKTHRPIPTCLRNHALINEVNAGRGPIQMITMQAFQDPHLEEVGWENFLGMTVGQAVLWAATDVDPKNENPELTTSEPYVMGSHATGSGAWCSGPEDVSPDEYFWGYNRMMTIEGLFGAGDAVGGTPHAFSSGSFTEGRLAAKAACRYIDDGKAEGINVSDKQINDLKEKVYKPMEHYKVYHNEVVAGDVNPNYINPRQGLDRLQKLMDEYCGGVTVNYMTNDKLLNVCLKKLKILEEDLEKLAATDFHELLRAWELKHRHRTAECVTQHTLFRKETRWPGYYYRGDAMKLDDENWHVLTVSRRDPKNGEYTMEKAPVYHLVKDDE, encoded by the coding sequence ATGGCTTACAAAACAATCATAGAAGACAATATCGACGTTCTGGTCGCAGGCGCGGGCCTTGGCGGCACCGGTGCCGCCTTTGAAGCTAGATTCTGGGGCCAAGACAAAAAGATCGTTATCGCTGAAAAAGCCAATATCGACCGCTCCGGCGCTGTCGCCCAGGGGCTTTACGCGATCAACTGCTACATGGGTACCCGTTTCGGCGAGAACAATCCGGAAGACCACGTACAGTATGCGCGTATCGACTTGATGGGTTTGGTTCGCGAAGACCTGCTGTTCGATATGGCCCGGCACGTCGATTCCGCGGTGCACCAGTTTGACGACTGGGGCCTGCCGTTGATGAAGGATGAGGAAAAGGGCTCCTATATGCGCGAAGGACGGTGGCAAATTATGATTCACGGTGAATCATACAAACCCATCGTGGCTGAAGCCGCAAAGAAGCAGGCAGACAAGGTATACAACCGCGTTTGTCTGACGCACCTGCTATTGGACGACGCTAAGGAGAACCGAATTGCCGGCGCCGTCGGTTTTAACGTTCGTACCGGCGACTTCCACGTCTTCAAGTCGAAGACGGTGATCTGTGGCGCCGGTGGTGCTTCCAATATCTTTAGAGGTCGTTCCACGGGTGAAGGCAGCGGTCGTACTTGGTACGCGCCGTGGTCGTCAGGTTCCGCGTATGGCCTGATGATCGACGCCGGCGCCAAGATGACGCAGATGGAAAACCGAATTGTGTTGGCCCGCTTCAAAGATGGCTACGGCCCGGTTGGCGCTTACTTCCTGCACCTCAAGACCTATACCCAGAACGCCTATGGCGAAGAATATGAATCCAAGTGGTTTCCTGAACTGCAAAAAATGGTTGGTAAGGAATATTTGGACCCGGAGCTTTCTCATAAGACCCATCGTCCGATTCCGACCTGTTTGCGGAATCACGCCTTGATCAATGAGGTGAATGCTGGTCGCGGTCCGATTCAAATGATCACCATGCAAGCCTTCCAAGATCCTCACCTTGAGGAGGTTGGCTGGGAGAACTTCCTTGGCATGACTGTCGGCCAGGCTGTGTTGTGGGCTGCCACGGACGTCGATCCTAAGAACGAGAACCCGGAACTAACCACGTCAGAACCCTATGTCATGGGATCACATGCGACGGGCAGTGGCGCTTGGTGCTCAGGTCCTGAGGACGTTTCTCCGGACGAGTATTTCTGGGGTTACAACCGTATGATGACCATCGAAGGGTTGTTTGGTGCCGGTGATGCGGTCGGTGGAACGCCGCACGCCTTCTCCTCAGGCTCCTTCACTGAAGGGCGTCTCGCCGCTAAGGCAGCCTGCCGCTACATTGACGACGGCAAGGCCGAGGGCATCAATGTATCTGACAAGCAGATCAACGACCTTAAGGAAAAGGTCTACAAGCCGATGGAGCATTACAAGGTCTACCACAACGAAGTCGTTGCTGGTGATGTCAATCCGAACTACATCAATCCGCGGCAAGGCCTGGACCGCTTACAAAAACTGATGGACGAGTACTGCGGCGGAGTCACGGTCAACTACATGACCAACGATAAGTTGCTGAACGTCTGCCTTAAAAAGCTCAAGATATTAGAAGAGGACCTTGAGAAACTGGCGGCAACGGACTTCCATGAACTTCTGCGTGCATGGGAGTTGAAGCATCGTCACCGTACGGCCGAATGCGTCACGCAACACACATTGTTCCGCAAAGAAACCCGTTGGCCGGGCTACTACTATCGCGGTGATGCGATGAAGCTGGATGATGAAAATTGGCATGTGCTAACGGTTTCGCGTCGTGATCCAAAAAATGGTGAGTACACCATGGAAAAGGCGCCCGTCTATCACCTTGTTAAAGACGACGAGTAA